A stretch of the Anaerolineales bacterium genome encodes the following:
- a CDS encoding substrate-binding domain-containing protein translates to MTGSKRSSRRKGGRPTIGLLIGRVGDIGYAATVWPGVAAVAEERDVNLICFVGGMMNLVQEYDVSRNVVYDLVSPQNVDGLVALSGSVGQFTGPDHLRRFYESFHPLPVISIAMELEGFPSVLVDNYGGMRRAVDHLIETHGFRRIAFIRGPETSPEAEIRYRAYRDALEGHGLEFDPDLVEEGDFLSFAGREAVESLVGRKQAQFEAVVSANDAMAISALDALQEHGLRIPEQVAVVGFDGLEETRYVVPPITTVRQPFNEQGRKAAELLLDRLAGKPVPEKVLLSTELIVRRSCGCFTSAREVPAAEQGRPSRAGKNPTAAARRRKTQSEMEAAAAGASEGLPPGWAGDLYDALTKSGPRTNPWGKFLSAWEDVLRQVALEGGEVMRWHGVLAALRRTAPPLPRRKGRSSGRGDWGTAEMLIGEIAQWAQANRRFRSGWHSLDFLTRISDPLMTAFDVGRLTDAVVQGLSELGIHSCYLSLFDFPDGKEGKAPSEWSRLILAHNQRGRVALESGGRRFPSRELVPKDILAAEDRFAFVLESLHFRDENQFGFILFGPLQTEVRQLREVLTRQIGTALKGAALVQEQRRAEEQLRADKQRELDFQERLRILLEVGNELSRAESKDILCRRAVELGRSRLGFDRLGIWFRSLEPGYIEGSFGTDGEGRIVDERGTRIPIEGLHLNILYQTRPVAILWKDAVVRDSRGSILGRADQVQAAMWTGENVVGFLTADNLLRHREVTDQDREILNLFASNLGYLSSRIQAEEALKLYSERLQEMVEERTRELRQAQENLVRQEKLAVLGQLAATVSHELRNPLATLRVSAADLDRKVRDKGLNAERPLDRIQRNISRCDNIITELLDYARMPAPDLRPVDFDGWLNRLLDEQALPPGITLVREIASGETVALDPERFRRVVINLVDNARQAMQNSASESGRRILTVRSKSDGDGAVLEVDDTGPGISAEVMERLFEPLFSTKGFGVGLGLAIVKGIVEQHGGEVRIASRPGDGTRATVRIPRG, encoded by the coding sequence ATGACGGGCTCCAAGCGCTCCTCCCGCAGGAAAGGCGGCCGTCCGACGATCGGATTGCTGATCGGGCGGGTCGGGGACATCGGCTATGCGGCCACCGTTTGGCCGGGCGTCGCCGCCGTGGCCGAAGAGCGCGACGTCAACCTGATCTGCTTTGTCGGCGGGATGATGAATTTGGTGCAGGAGTACGACGTTTCGCGCAACGTCGTCTACGACCTGGTCAGCCCGCAAAACGTGGATGGATTGGTGGCTTTGTCCGGATCCGTCGGGCAATTCACCGGTCCAGACCATTTGCGGCGGTTTTATGAAAGCTTCCATCCTCTGCCGGTAATCAGCATCGCGATGGAATTGGAGGGCTTCCCCAGCGTCCTGGTGGACAATTACGGGGGAATGCGCCGGGCGGTCGATCACCTGATCGAAACCCACGGATTCCGGCGGATCGCGTTCATCCGCGGGCCGGAAACCAGTCCGGAGGCGGAGATCCGCTATCGGGCCTACCGCGACGCGCTCGAGGGGCACGGCTTGGAGTTCGATCCGGACTTGGTCGAGGAGGGCGATTTCCTATCCTTCGCCGGCCGGGAAGCGGTCGAAAGTCTGGTGGGCCGCAAGCAGGCGCAGTTTGAGGCGGTGGTCTCCGCCAACGACGCCATGGCCATCAGCGCGCTTGACGCGCTGCAGGAACACGGCTTGCGCATCCCGGAGCAGGTTGCCGTGGTCGGGTTCGACGGTCTGGAGGAGACCCGCTATGTCGTGCCGCCGATCACCACCGTCCGCCAGCCCTTCAACGAGCAGGGGCGGAAAGCCGCGGAACTTCTGTTGGACCGCCTGGCGGGGAAGCCCGTTCCGGAGAAAGTCCTCCTTTCGACGGAACTCATTGTCCGGCGCTCCTGCGGCTGCTTCACGTCGGCGCGGGAAGTGCCCGCCGCGGAACAAGGCAGACCCAGCCGCGCCGGCAAGAACCCGACCGCCGCCGCGCGTCGAAGGAAAACCCAATCGGAGATGGAGGCGGCCGCCGCGGGGGCGTCGGAGGGATTGCCCCCCGGATGGGCCGGAGACCTTTATGACGCGTTGACGAAATCCGGACCGCGGACCAACCCCTGGGGAAAGTTCCTGTCCGCGTGGGAGGATGTTCTGCGCCAGGTGGCTCTGGAAGGCGGCGAGGTGATGCGTTGGCACGGGGTGCTGGCCGCCCTGCGGCGGACGGCGCCGCCGTTGCCGCGGCGAAAAGGCCGCTCTTCCGGCAGGGGGGATTGGGGGACGGCCGAGATGCTGATCGGCGAGATTGCCCAATGGGCGCAGGCCAACCGGCGGTTTCGTTCGGGTTGGCATTCGCTGGATTTCCTGACGCGGATCAGCGATCCGCTGATGACGGCTTTCGACGTCGGCCGGTTGACGGACGCCGTGGTCCAGGGGCTGTCGGAACTCGGAATTCACAGCTGCTACTTGTCCCTGTTCGATTTTCCGGACGGCAAGGAGGGGAAGGCGCCCAGCGAATGGTCGCGGCTGATCCTGGCGCACAACCAACGGGGGCGGGTGGCCTTGGAGTCGGGCGGACGGCGCTTCCCCTCGCGCGAGCTTGTTCCCAAGGATATCCTCGCCGCCGAGGACCGGTTCGCCTTCGTGCTCGAATCCCTGCACTTCCGCGACGAGAACCAATTCGGCTTCATCCTGTTCGGGCCTTTGCAGACCGAAGTCCGCCAGCTTCGCGAAGTGCTGACCAGGCAGATCGGCACCGCGCTGAAGGGGGCCGCCCTGGTGCAGGAGCAGCGCCGGGCCGAAGAGCAGCTGCGGGCGGACAAGCAGCGGGAGCTCGACTTTCAGGAGCGGCTGCGGATCCTGCTCGAGGTGGGCAACGAACTCTCGCGGGCCGAATCGAAGGACATATTGTGCCGGCGGGCCGTGGAACTGGGCCGTTCGCGTCTCGGGTTCGACCGCCTGGGAATCTGGTTCCGCAGCCTGGAGCCGGGCTACATCGAAGGGTCGTTCGGCACCGACGGGGAGGGGCGGATCGTCGATGAACGCGGGACCCGCATTCCCATCGAGGGCTTGCATCTAAACATCCTCTATCAGACCCGGCCGGTGGCCATCCTTTGGAAGGACGCGGTTGTGCGGGACAGCCGGGGGAGCATCCTCGGCCGCGCGGACCAGGTGCAGGCGGCGATGTGGACCGGCGAAAACGTGGTCGGATTCCTGACCGCCGACAACCTGCTCCGACACCGGGAGGTCACGGATCAGGACCGCGAGATCCTGAATTTGTTCGCCTCCAATCTCGGCTATCTTTCCTCGCGGATCCAGGCCGAAGAGGCGCTGAAGCTGTATTCCGAGCGCCTGCAGGAGATGGTGGAGGAACGCACCCGCGAACTGCGCCAGGCGCAGGAGAACCTGGTGCGGCAGGAGAAGCTGGCGGTGCTGGGCCAGCTGGCCGCCACCGTCAGCCACGAACTGCGCAACCCGCTCGCCACCCTCCGCGTTTCGGCCGCCGATCTGGACCGCAAGGTGCGCGATAAGGGCCTCAACGCCGAACGCCCGCTCGACCGCATCCAGCGCAACATTTCCCGCTGCGACAACATCATCACCGAACTGCTCGATTACGCGCGCATGCCCGCGCCGGACCTCCGGCCGGTGGATTTCGACGGCTGGCTGAATCGGCTCCTGGACGAACAGGCCCTCCCGCCCGGAATCACCCTGGTGCGCGAGATCGCCTCCGGCGAAACCGTGGCCCTGGATCCGGAGCGCTTCCGGCGGGTGGTCATCAACCTGGTGGACAACGCGCGCCAGGCGATGCAGAATTCCGCCTCCGAATCCGGCCGGCGGATCCTGACCGTGCGGTCCAAGTCGGATGGGGACGGCGCCGTCCTCGAAGTCGATGACACCGGACCGGGGATCTCGGCCGAGGTGATGGAGCGCCTCTTCGAGCCGCTCTTCAGCACCAAGGGATTCGGCGTGGGCTTGGGCCTCGCCATCGTCAAGGGGATCGTCGAACAGCACGGCGGCGAGGTCCGCATCGCCAGCCGGCCCGGGGACGGGACCCGGGCGACGGTCCGGATACCCCGCGGATAG
- a CDS encoding nitroreductase family deazaflavin-dependent oxidoreductase, whose amino-acid sequence MSGFAKIPKSLLRLIHWPPQVAYALGLGPLIGRLVLLLTTTGRKSGKPRVVPLQYEEIDGQFCLGSSRGGRADWVRNVLADPHVEVRVKNRRFAGTAEVVTDAARIADFLEVRLRRHPRMVGAMLRGGGIAGAADRRALERYAGGIALVIVTPDPSGLPRRGEEADG is encoded by the coding sequence ATGTCCGGCTTCGCGAAAATCCCCAAATCCCTCCTGCGCCTGATCCACTGGCCGCCGCAGGTCGCCTACGCCCTCGGCCTGGGCCCGCTAATCGGCCGGTTGGTGCTGCTCCTGACCACCACCGGGCGGAAAAGCGGCAAGCCGCGGGTCGTCCCGCTGCAATACGAGGAGATCGACGGACAATTCTGTTTGGGTTCCTCGCGGGGCGGGCGGGCCGATTGGGTGCGCAACGTCCTGGCCGATCCGCACGTGGAAGTGCGGGTGAAGAACCGCCGTTTCGCCGGGACCGCGGAGGTGGTGACAGACGCGGCCCGGATCGCCGATTTCCTGGAAGTGCGCCTTCGCCGGCACCCGCGGATGGTCGGGGCGATGCTGCGCGGCGGGGGAATCGCCGGCGCTGCGGACCGCCGGGCGCTGGAGCGCTATGCCGGCGGCATCGCATTGGTGATCGTCACGCCCGACCCTTCGGGATTGCCCCGCCGGGGGGAAGAGGCGGACGGTTGA
- a CDS encoding response regulator, with protein sequence MKALDVFIVDDDRDFAESLADILAGAGHRVELCFDGETAVRLFREKEFDITFLDVKLPGKNGVESFFEIRKIRPRARVVMMTAYSVEQLVRQAVDQGALGVLRKPFDTERMLAMLEDVRPDGLILMADDDPDFVDSLRQMLMERGYRVLVAHTGEEALKAVLADGIDVLVLDLRLPVLSGLEVYLELKRRNRTVPTIIVTGYAQEEAPAMDQLRAMSVAGCLVKPFDPEELLGILQAIDDERLQTNWFPH encoded by the coding sequence GTGAAGGCCTTGGATGTCTTCATCGTCGACGACGACCGGGATTTCGCCGAGAGCCTGGCCGACATTCTTGCCGGCGCCGGGCACCGCGTCGAGCTGTGCTTCGACGGGGAAACGGCGGTCCGGCTCTTCCGCGAAAAGGAATTCGACATCACCTTTCTGGATGTCAAGCTGCCCGGGAAAAACGGGGTGGAGAGCTTCTTTGAAATCCGCAAGATCCGTCCGCGGGCGCGGGTGGTGATGATGACCGCCTACAGCGTCGAACAGCTGGTGCGGCAGGCCGTGGACCAGGGCGCGCTCGGCGTGCTGCGCAAGCCCTTCGACACGGAGCGGATGCTGGCCATGCTGGAGGACGTCCGGCCCGACGGGCTGATCCTGATGGCCGACGACGATCCGGATTTCGTCGACAGCCTGCGGCAGATGCTTATGGAACGGGGATACCGGGTTCTGGTGGCGCACACGGGCGAGGAGGCGCTGAAGGCCGTCCTGGCCGACGGAATCGACGTGCTCGTGCTGGATCTGCGGCTGCCCGTCCTGAGCGGATTGGAAGTGTATCTGGAACTCAAGCGCCGCAACCGGACCGTGCCGACGATCATCGTCACCGGGTACGCGCAGGAGGAGGCGCCGGCGATGGACCAACTGCGGGCCATGTCCGTCGCCGGATGCCTGGTCAAGCCCTTCGACCCGGAGGAATTGCTGGGTATCCTTCAGGCGATCGACGACGAACGGCTGCAGACGAACTGGTTCCCGCACTAG